One window of the Wolbachia endosymbiont of Encarsia formosa genome contains the following:
- a CDS encoding glycoside hydrolase family 113, producing MSTIILSSILGQAGSIFGPISQIIGSELGALLGAQLDSAMFSLDAEQKITHEARLKNLQVQTSTYGKEIPIIYGTARVDGNIIWSQPIKEEAITTQNKTGRGINITYNYYATLAIAICKGKVEKLNRIWAGTKSLSFDQIDYTFYHGREDQNPDPFMLSIEGEKNVPDYRGISYIVIKNFPLEDYSNRVPVFTFEVQTALKLSGFSVAENIKNINIIQGSGEFVYDTKIQKKIARERISSSQYIPYGPAQRVNHNNHTKKSDAMLSLDQLKESLPNVEWVSVVVNWFVNDLNIKDCKIYPAVEFQDDSRVVPDDWQVGNITRDNAQLISKDQSGNSRYGGTVSDLALIRYIKELHSRGYKVMLYPMLLLDTENKEWRGKLIGPPEDISYFFENQYSKFIEHYASIAKQTKVEGFIIGSEFAHLTRVKDVEGDYP from the coding sequence ATGTCTACAATAATTTTATCATCAATTTTAGGTCAAGCAGGTAGTATCTTTGGTCCAATTAGCCAAATTATCGGCTCAGAGCTCGGGGCTCTGCTTGGTGCACAGCTTGATAGTGCAATGTTTAGTCTTGATGCTGAGCAAAAGATAACGCATGAGGCGAGGCTGAAAAATCTGCAAGTTCAAACCTCAACTTATGGTAAAGAAATTCCAATTATCTATGGCACTGCTCGCGTTGATGGAAACATTATTTGGTCACAGCCAATAAAAGAGGAGGCGATAACCACTCAAAATAAAACAGGAAGAGGTATAAATATTACATATAACTACTATGCAACACTCGCAATTGCAATTTGCAAGGGGAAAGTAGAAAAATTAAATAGAATCTGGGCGGGTACAAAATCGCTTAGCTTTGACCAAATAGATTATACTTTTTACCACGGCAGAGAAGACCAAAACCCTGATCCGTTTATGTTATCAATTGAAGGTGAGAAGAATGTACCAGATTATAGAGGAATATCTTACATAGTCATCAAAAATTTTCCTTTGGAAGACTATAGTAATCGTGTTCCGGTGTTTACATTTGAAGTGCAAACTGCACTGAAGCTCAGTGGATTCTCAGTAGCAGAAAACATTAAAAATATCAATATCATACAAGGTTCAGGGGAGTTTGTGTATGATACGAAAATACAGAAGAAAATTGCGCGAGAAAGAATAAGCAGTAGCCAATATATTCCCTATGGACCGGCACAAAGAGTAAATCACAATAATCACACAAAAAAGAGCGATGCTATGCTTTCTTTGGACCAATTGAAGGAAAGTTTACCAAATGTTGAATGGGTATCAGTAGTAGTCAATTGGTTTGTAAATGATCTGAACATTAAAGATTGTAAAATATACCCTGCAGTTGAATTTCAAGATGATTCTAGGGTAGTGCCTGATGATTGGCAAGTGGGAAATATAACCAGAGATAATGCTCAGCTAATTTCAAAAGATCAAAGTGGAAATTCAAGATATGGTGGTACAGTTAGTGATTTAGCGCTAATAAGATATATAAAAGAGCTACACAGCAGAGGCTACAAGGTTATGCTCTATCCAATGCTCTTGCTCGACACAGAAAACAAAGAGTGGCGAGGAAAATTGATAGGGCCTCCTGAAGATATAAGTTATTTTTTTGAGAATCAGTATAGCAAATTCATAGAGCATTACGCGAGCATTGCCAAACAAACTAAAGTGGAAGGGTTTATTATTGGTTCTGAGTTTGCTCATCTTACCAGAGTAAAAGATGTAGAGGGTGATTATCCTTAA
- a CDS encoding phage tail protein — MVEKMFLWAWDARPFPYFPNLCDMWTDCHNWQTGHWIQGKISQLNVSDVLSDLLQKVGLKGDQFDTSDVKGLLSGYVINDQQPVRSIIKMLRRCYFFDVVEQNSKLKFIQKGRGVKTEIPIGEMVTNNVAKLVNISQIDLNSKVNVVYFNRNFGYPIDVKYAELPKQGNAATVPIPLIMEEGEAQNIDEVLLYSSWQERNVYNFKLQIKYAWLLPSDVIAISDGEKRHTMRIIKTKFESMSIQVMGVGYDPYIYKLSFPSTRSLMLKEYPPSHISKSII; from the coding sequence ATGGTGGAGAAAATGTTCCTCTGGGCGTGGGATGCAAGGCCATTTCCTTATTTTCCCAACTTGTGTGATATGTGGACTGACTGCCATAATTGGCAAACAGGGCACTGGATTCAGGGAAAAATTTCACAACTTAATGTTTCCGATGTTTTGTCTGATCTGTTGCAAAAGGTAGGTCTCAAAGGCGATCAGTTTGATACAAGTGATGTTAAAGGATTACTATCTGGGTATGTAATAAATGATCAGCAACCCGTACGCTCAATTATTAAAATGCTGCGAAGGTGCTATTTTTTTGATGTGGTTGAACAGAACTCAAAACTGAAATTTATTCAAAAGGGCAGGGGAGTGAAAACTGAAATACCAATTGGCGAGATGGTTACCAATAACGTTGCAAAACTTGTTAATATTAGTCAGATAGATTTAAATAGTAAAGTCAATGTTGTCTATTTTAACCGCAATTTTGGCTATCCAATTGATGTGAAATATGCTGAACTGCCAAAGCAGGGCAATGCTGCAACAGTTCCAATACCTCTCATTATGGAGGAAGGGGAGGCGCAAAATATAGATGAAGTTTTACTTTATTCTTCGTGGCAAGAGAGAAATGTATACAACTTTAAGCTCCAGATAAAATATGCATGGCTTTTACCAAGTGATGTCATAGCAATTTCAGATGGCGAGAAAAGACATACGATGAGAATTATAAAAACAAAGTTTGAAAGCATGTCCATTCAAGTAATGGGAGTTGGTTATGATCCCTATATATACAAGCTCTCCTTTCCTTCAACAAGATCACTTATGCTGAAAGAATACCCTCCTTCTCACATCAGTAAATCTATCATATAA